A section of the bacterium genome encodes:
- a CDS encoding uL14 family ribosomal protein, which translates to TGLVKKGQVCRAVVVRTSHPIRRADGTHLRFDDNAAVIVDDALNPIGSRIFGPVARELRDKNFMKIISLAPEVI; encoded by the coding sequence CTACTGGCCTGGTTAAGAAAGGTCAGGTTTGCCGAGCTGTTGTTGTAAGGACCAGCCATCCAATCAGGAGGGCTGATGGAACTCATTTAAGGTTTGATGATAATGCCGCCGTAATTGTTGATGATGCCTTGAATCCTATTGGATCAAGAATCTTTGGTCCGGTTGCGCGTGAACTGCGAGACAAGAATTTTATGAAGATTATATCGCTGGCGCCGGAAGTGATATAG